A window of Bacillus sp. DX3.1 genomic DNA:
ACAGTCGGAGAGTTTGCTGAAATGTTGCATGCTTCAGCCGAGGGTATACAGTCCATTGGCGAGCGATCTTTCGGAAGAGGAGCAGAGGTAGGCGATAAAACCCTTGTGGATGCGCTTGTGCCTTGTACAAATTCTTGGTCAGAAAGTGCTGCAGCTGGTACGGACTTTAAGACTGCTTTTGAAAAGGGAGCAGAGGCTGCCGTTAAAGGAGCGGAATATACAAAAGAAATCGTAGCTCGAATGGGCCGCGCTGGTACGGTTGGCGAAAGAAGCTTAGGTTATCCTGATGCTGGTGCTTTTGCTCTAGGAGTTATTTTTACGGAGCTTTCTAGCAGTCTAAAATAATGGTAGTTCGATGTTTGTAGATACTGGAAAGTACAAATTGTGTAGATAAATAGAAGGAAAATAAGAAAGAGGCAACGTTCAATAAAAAGGTACCTTATGAAGCAGCAGGTACCTTTTTATTTTTATTCTTTTCTATGTAGATATCTTTAATGGATTCTCAAGGATAAAAAACACTCTTAAACTTCAAAGAAAAGGAGTCAAGAGTGTTTTTACATCTTTCTATTGTTTTAAAAATTCTTCCATTATTTCCATTATGTCCTCTGCATCGCTTACTTTATCTTTTGAAAAGCGCCATTGGTCTTTTCCGTATCGCTCCATCTCAACTTTTATTACTTTTTCTTTATCTGAAGCCTTCGCTTCTGGCAATATGGATATAAGATAATCAAACGATTGACTAAATAATTTAGACCGTTCGATTCCTGGATTTTCTCTTAGTAATCTTTCATTTTCGTTATTCAATTTTGACTGCAATTCACTCAATAATAATGGTTTCACTTTTAATTCTACTTCCACTTTATCATCCTCAGGATAAGAACTTACTGATTTTACTTTAAATGTAACTTTTTTCTGCAATACAGATTTTAACTTTTTATAATAACTTTCAAATTGCTGGTCACTAATTTCATTATACGTACTGGACGTTGCATCTTTTTTAAATTCTTGTAGTATATTCTGAGTAAATTGCTTTCCATCTTCGCCGGATAACTTATTAATCTTGTCTATATCTTTATCATAATAAATAGCATTTATGTAGGCTTTTAGAGCTTCAGCTGGTTTGTTGAAGTCTTTTGTATTCTTTTCTATTTCTTTCGTATCAATTTTAAAAGAAACTTTTTCTGTTTCCTCTTCTCTTTCTTTTGTAGCCTCATCGGAATAAACAAGTTCATATGATGAAGCTTTATTCACATCGTAGTGTAGGGTCCCAGATATTTTTTTACCAGGTTCTAAATCTGTTAAACGTAATTTATCTGAATCAGCCTTATCATATTTTTTCATTTTTTCATCATCTTGATATAGAGCAAAGTCATGGGGTGATATCTCTAACGTTTTATCCCCTTTATTTTTTACACTCACTTTAAATTTTAAAACTTTGTCTTTACTTATTTTCCCCGTATATCCACCCAGTGGTAATACGTACTCAACATTTTCAACTTCAATTTCCAAATTTTTCGAAGACGACGATGCTTTTCCATTTTTTACGACTGTGGAACTTTGTGAAGAACTACAACCATTCACAATAGTTACTGTAAATATAAACACAAAGCAAAGCATAAAAAACTTTCTAAGTTGCACTTAAAACCCCTCCATTACCTTATTAAAAAACATTTACTATTTTACCATAAATTCCCGAGTATTATTTCTATAACTATATAAATCTAAATTAAAAAATCGACATAAAAACCATCTTTCTTTTTAGGCGAGCGAGAGCATCTGACCATGCATAGAAGCGGCTAGGGCCTTTTTCTGCCACATGCAAGGTTTAAAACAAAAGGAGAAAGCAAGTAGCGGTCATGTTGTATTCTGCATAGCAACGACTTATATGTCGGAAAATCAAAATGGATATATATATAGTTTAATTAAATTAATTAATTTCGATATAACAGCAAATAGAAAAAGAATGATTTGAGCAATCTTTTTTCAAATCATTCTCTTATAATATGAATCAATGATAGCTTTGAAGTATAAAGGGGGAAATCGCATGCCCAGCAACTTAAGATTTTGAAGCACCCCTAAACGAAAATTTTACTTCTCTACAGTTAGTTATTTATAAGGGTTCATCTCATTTTTTTCGTTTTGGAGAACAAATAATTTCTTAACTTGATGGATGTGGTACTATCCCTAAAATACAAAAATATTGTTGGCGCCTTCATTCTTTCTTACATGTTCGAGTTCAACAGGTCGACGATCTCTTCGTATCCAAGTCGCTCTGCAGTTTCGATAGGGGTTTCTTTTAATTTTTCATTATTTGGCATACTGTATAATGTTGCTTTCGCATGCAAGTTCGGTTGGTGTTTTAGTAACACTCGAACAACTTCAATAAAGCCTCGTTCACATGCAATATGTAATGGCGTGATTTTTCCTTGTCCTGTACTATGAATATTAGCCCCATTTTCTAACAACAACTCTGCCATCTCTGGTTTATTGCGGTCGCAAGCAAGGCTTAGTGCACTCCTTTTGTATTCTTCTAATAATTCCATATCAATACCGTTGTCTATTAAAACCTTTGCCGCTTCAAGATTGTTATCTTCCACTGCGTAGTGGAGCGCTGAATGTTTCCTGCTTGTCACCGCATTTATATTGGTAACGCGGTCCAAAATATATTGAACAATTTCTTGATTACCAGAACAACTAATTAAATGAAGAGGCGTGACTTTTCCCACCATGATTTCATTTACATCTTCGCCTTTATGAATGAAATATTTTACAATTTCCGCGTTACCTTTTCCGCATGCTAGGGAAAAAGGTGTTTCCCCATGATATTTAATCTTCAAATCTGCTTCCGCTTCCACTAGTAATGTAACAATCTCAATATTGCCATTTAGACAAGCGATGTGAAGTGGTGTCTTTCTATCAGGCCCTTTTTTATTTAATGCGGATGGTTTAATATTTACTAATTTTTCTTTAACTGTTTCTATGTCATTCTTCATACAAGCATAGTTTAACGTTTTCTTAAAACTTTCAGCTTTAATAGCGCGCTCTAGTTGTGATTTACCAAAATCAGAGGCTGGCTCAATATGATAGCGGGTGTATGCAAGCCAAAGTAATGCAGAACTGCACTCTAAAGTAGGGTTTAAATCATCATAATAATCAATCTCATATAAACCATCTGTTTTGACAGTTAAAACAAACGCAGTCCAGTTTGGTTCCCTGGTATCGCGTACTCTTTGAATATTGTCCATAATTTCATTATATGGAAGTCCTTCTGAGCCATGTGAGAATACGCTAGTAGATTCATAATGAAAATAATTATATGCCGTGACAACTCCATTATAAAATGCAAATAACATCGATTTCTCAGCTGCATTGGGTACATGCTTTAACATGATTTCAACAAGTGTTTCTATATATTTGTTTTTCAATTGTTTCACCTCTAATAATAGTTTTTCATTAACGACGTAATTATTCGAATTTCCTAACAAAATAATAATAAAATATAAACTACACTTTCTATGATTCTTGATTTTTATTCAACTTTCCCATGTATTTTACCATTTTTTCTTAGTTTGCCGGTAATGTGACGCCCCCATGTTCATCAAGCAGTTTACCCTTTAGGAACAAAGATGATTTCATCTAACATTCTTTTTTCAGTGGTACCTTTTTTAAACAATAAAGATGTTTATGGATTAGAAACGAGTAGCGGGGAAATTCTTGCATATTTTCATACTGAAGCTGACGGCTATGATTGGGTGATCTATGATTCAAATTATAACCGCATTGGTATGTTCAAAGAAAAGATGATACAAGGATTTGGCACGATACGTGGTTCTTTGATGACTGATAAAGTAACAAAGTTGTCCGATGTAGAAGTTGAGTTTGATTTTATTCAAACTACTCTACGTACAATTGATGGACCTATATTAGCAACCGGTAAGCAAGGGTATATGCCTATAGAATGGAGTGAAAGATTTATGGGATTAAATGTGCCTACTATTACATTAGGTTCCAATATGTCTAAGAATGAAAAAATTCTTGGTCTAGGGGTGCTTCTTTATAGCTTCCACACAATTGAGATTAGAAAAAGTAGAGCGAGCGTCTAATGGGGGAAATGTAGTGTTTATATATGAAACCTTACAAAGATGTCATCTTTCTGTAAGGTTATTAGATAGTTCATTTATTTTTTCAATGTAATAATAAAGGTATAAGAAACGCCAATAAATTTTTATAGATTATAGGAGAGTGTCAGTCATGATTGTAACAACAACTTCTGGAATTCAAGGGAAAGAAATTATTGAGTATGTTGATATTGTAAATGGTGAAGCTATTATGGGTGCAAATATTGTCCGCGATTTATTTGCTTCTGTTCGTGATGTTGTAGGTGGCCGTTCTGGTGCATATGAAAGTAAATTAAAAGAAGCGCGTGATATTGCAATGGAAGAAATGAAACAACTTGCGAAGCAAAAAGGTGCAAATGCAATTGTTGGCATTGATGTAGATTACGAGGTTGTTCGTGACGGAATGTTAATGGTTGCAGTAAGTGGAACTGCCGTACGTATATAAAATAAAAAAGCATCTCATGAAATGATATGATAATCCCCTTAGAGTAGACATACTCTAAGGGGATTTTTATATGGAAAACTTACGATGTAAAACTCAATAGCAAGGTTTTCCATAGTGAGGATAAATGATATTTATGTGTTTCTTAACGAATTATTTTTTTACATCGATTTTGGAACAATAATGGTGTATGACGCATAGTATAAAACATATACTGTATAACATACACCAAGAAAAGAGGTGGATGAATGAATAGTTTATTAAATTCATTAACGACAGAGCTTAGGAGAGGAACTTTGACGTTAGCTGTTTTAAATCAATTACAAAAGCCCCAGTACGGATATTCACTTGTTCAATTGTTGGAACAGTCAGGTATTAACATTGATCAAAGTACTTTATATCCATTGCTACGCCGCTTAGAAAAACAGGAGTTAGTAACAAGTAGCTGGGATACCTCTGAGAGTAGACCACGTAAGTACTATGTTCTAAGTGAATATGGTTTAGAGATTTTTTTACAGTTAAAAAGGGAATGGATGGACAATTCTAAAAAACTATTAGAAGTGTTAAAAGGGGAGGAAGATGATGAATCTAATTGAGATTTATATACAAGAAGTGACTCGAAGACTGCCTGAAAAAAGTCGTGAAGATATCGCTCTCGAATTAAGATCGACCATTGAGGATATGTTACTTGATGATTACAGTGAAGAAAATACAAAAGTGGTCCTTGAAACATTAGGGAATCCCGCTATATTAGCTAGTAAATACCGAGATCAACCAATGCATCTTATTGGCCCACACTATTTTGAGACATATGTTACGTTATTAAAAATGATTTTACCGATTGCTGCTACTATTTCTCTAATCTCGCTCATTGCCGAATACTTTATAGGGTATCGTGGCGAAGAAGCAGTCATTAATGTGATTGTAGATATTTTTAGTTTTGGTATATGGAAAATCATTGAAGTAGGTATGCAAGTCTTTTTCTGGCTTACACTTGTTTTCGCGCTTATAGAACGGGTCGATCATTCAAAAGCAAGTCACCCATTCACAACAAAGTTTACCAAATGGACAGCGGACAATTTGAAAAATATACCTTATATTCCTAAGAAAAAATCTATCGCAAAATTTGAAGTATTTGGAAGTTTATTATGGACTGCTATTTGGGCAACAGTTTATTTTTACGCAAATCATCTTGTAGGTATATATAGAGGTGGTAAACACGGACTTGATTTTGTGGCTCCAGCTATTAATCAAGATGTATTGCTTCAGTATTGGCCAATCGTTCTTGTTGTGATCGTTTTGGAAATAGCATTGTCTATTTATAAATTAATTAAGGGACAATGGACAAAAGGAATAGCAATATTTAATACAGCTTTCCAGCTTATTGGAACCATTGTATTCATTGTGATAGTAACGAATCCAAATGTAATGGACCAAGATTTTATTACGTATACAGCTGATTTATTCACTATTACTACTAAACAACTTGAATCGCGGATAGTTGGCGGTGCAATTTTCTTCTTTATGTTATCTGCGGCAATCAGTGTATTTGATAGTATCCGCAAGGCTAAAATTCATTAATCAGCATTTGCCTATTACAATAATGGGGCTTAGTTTAACAAGCCATCCCTTAAAAAAGTCGGATTCTTAGCGTACAGGAAATCGGCTTTTTCTTTTTAGAAATTTGCTTAGCGTACAAAATTTCCGAAATGTTGGCTGTACCCCATGCCCATCAAGCTAATATTTTGAGACACCCCCATAACGAAAATTTTGTTTCCATTTGGATAGAAAAATACTTACTTTTATCGTTTGGGGGATTATCTGTTTCTTAAGTTAATGGGTGCACGGTTAGTCCCCTTTATAAACTCATTATTTACCAGACAGGTCTTAACCTCGATGATGATTTACCCTCATTTGCTTCATAAACTAACTTTGTTAAATCTTCCTTGAGCATTTGCATTCGTTCAGCGCCTATGTTTTCAATCCAACGTTGTTCAATTTCAGTTAGTATCTTCTCTTTTGCTTGCACTACTAGCCAACCTTTTTTGGTCAAAACAATAATTTTCCCTCTCTTATCAGTTGGATGAGCTTTGCGTATTACATAACCACTTTTCTCAAGATAATCCACCATTTTACTCACAGCTTGCTTTGTAATTCCTAAATATTCGGCTAGTTCTATACCTGTCGCTCCATTAGGAGTGATGCATTTAAACATAAAACCATGTACAGGTCTAATATCTCCAAATCCCAATTCACTCAATTTGTCATGTAGTTCATTGATTGATGCGCTAAAGGATAATGACAAAAGTGACGTAAGATCCAATTCACTAAATACTTGATGACTCATACATAAAACCTCCTTAAATAAAGTCAATCAGGTTGACTACATCTAATTTCTATTGTACTATATGGCATATAGTCAATCAAATTGACTATAATTAGTTATAAGAGATATAAAGGATTCAACGAAACAAAAATTAATAAATTATGGAGGTTTCTCATGGCTAACATCGTGAAAATTAGAGGAAGTGTGTTTGCCCCGTATGCTTGGTTGGAACCTATTAAAGATCCTACAACAGGAAAACTTTTTGAATATACTGGTGATGCACGTGAATTTACACCTTATGCTGTAAACACAATGCGGTCAAGATTAGAGCAAGAAGTAATTATTGATTTTTATAAAAAAGAAATTTTTTCACATGCAAATGCTTGTATCGTAACTGTGAAAATTACAAATCCAGATGGTTCTATCGAGTATAAAAAAGGGAAAACAAGCACAGAAAATATTGTATGCACTAATGTTGTGTGGGGTACTGATGCAGTTTCTTTTAAAATGAGTGCAAGTGCCAGCAATCCTTTAAATACAGCAGCACCTGCAGCTGACTATGTATTAACTATACACGTTAACAAAAGTGGAGTTGCACATATTGAAGGTTCCCATGATGGATTCCCTTGCTATGAATTTTATAAACAAACAGATTTTGGTCCATTTGAATTAATATATACACATGATTTCAGAAAAACTGGTGACACTCCAGCAGCGCTAGCTGGGGAAATGGAATACAGTTTTAAAACGACAATCTAGATATAAATACTGAATAGAAGTTTACAAGCAGCAAAATTATTTATACGAAAGAAATTGCGATCTGTTTTGCTCAATGAGTCAATATTATTATTATCCAAAATAAAATTAAGAATTGCAGAGGTGTGTCTCATGACTAATATCGTTAAAGTTAGAGCAAGTGTATTTATTCCAATGTCTTGGACTGAACCTAAGAAGGATACTCAAACAGGAAACGTGATTCAATTCGAAGGTGACTCACGTGAATTTACACCATATGCTGTAAACGCTATGCGTTCCAGAATTGAACAAGAAATAGTTGTAGATTTTTATAAAAAAGAAATTTTCACATATGCGAATACCGGCATAACAACAGAAAGAATCACAACTCCTGATGGTTCCGTTAATAAGAGAACAGGAAAAGCTAGTACGGAAAATATTTTGTGCACTGATGTTGTATGGGGATCAAATGACGTCAAGTTTCAAATGAGTGCAAGTGCTAGCAATCCATTAAATGTATATGCACCTCCCGTTGACTACCTATTAATAGTACATGTCAAAAAAGATGGTACTGTCGATATTGAAGGTGCACATGATGGATTCCCTTGTTATGAATTTTATAAGGAAGTAAATTTTGGTCAGTTTGAGAAAATTCATACACATGACTTCAGAGAAACTGGTGATACAGCTGAAGCTCTAGGTGGAGACATGGAGTATAGTTTTAAAAAGATATTATAAAGAACAATATAATACCCTTTTTATTAAATAAATATATAACAACATAAAAGAGTGAGTAACAGGAGGAAAAGAGAATGACAACAGTTTTATTTGTAAAAGCAAACAATCGCCCATCAGATCAGGCGGTTAGTGTGAAATTATATGAGGCTTTTTTAGCGAGCTATAAAGAATCACATCCAAATGATACAGTGGTAGAGCTTAATTTATACAATGAGGAATTGCCATATGTAGGAGTAGATATGATTAACGGTACATTTAAGGCTAGTAGAGGATTTGATTTAGCAGCAGAAGAAGCAAAGGCTGTAGCTGTTGCTGATAAATATTTAGATCAATTCCTTGCAGCTGATAAAGTTGTGTTTGGTTTCCCATTATGGAATTTAACAATCCCAGCTGTACTACACACATATATTGATTACTTAAACCGCGCGGGTAAAACATTTAAATATACGCCAGAAGGTCCAGTAGGTCTTATTGGAAATAAGAAAATTGCATTATTAAACGCAAGTGGCGGTGTATATTCTGAAGGACCAAAAGCCCCAATGGAAATGGCTGTTAAATATGTAGCAAGTATGATGGGCTTCTTCGGTGTAAAAGATATAGAGAAAGTAGTAATTGAAGGTCACAACCAATTCCCTGATAAAGCAGAAGAAATTATTGCCGCAGGGCTTGAAAAGGCTGTTAAAGTAGCAAGTACATTCTAATTAACAAAATACTTGTCACTCAATATGGCAGTACCAACACTTTTATAGCGGTGGTACTGCTTTTTTATTCGCTTATCTCGCTACTTTGGGGCAGTAAGGAGCCAATTGATGCGAGCTTTCCATTCTCAACTTATTAAATCGATAGAAAGAAGGATTACATTACAATGGAACGTTTATGGACAAAAAACTATATAATGCTGACCATTACAGCGTTATTACTATTTAGTGGTTTTTATTTACTAATGCCAACACTACCTATGTTTATTAAGCAATTAGGTGGAAGTGAATCTCAAGTTGGATTTATTATTGGAGTGTTTACAATATCCGCAGTAATTTTTCGTCCTATTATTGGAGGATTAATGGATCGGTATGGTCGACGGGTATTTATAATAAGCGGACTACTATTTTTTGCAATTACAATGTATTTTTATGATTGGGTAACAGGAGTTATATTTTTAGTGATATTACGTATCCTCCATGGAATCAGCTGGGCAGTTGCTACAACTTCGACAGGAACGGCTGTGACTGATATTATTCCACAATCTCGTCGTGGAGAAGGAATGGGATGGTATGGACTTGCAATGACTTTAGGTATGGCTTTAGGACCAATATTAGGTCTTTGGGTAGCAAAATCATTTTCATTTCATTATCTATTTCTTCTATGCACAGCATTAGCAATTATTGCATTAATATTTGCACTTGGTATAAAAATACCAGCAGTTCAAAATACATCAAAAAAACCAATATCATTTTTTGAAAAAACAGTCTTACCAATAGCTATTGTTACATTTTTCCTATCCATTACTTTTGGTGGCATTACAACATTTTTACCACTGTTTGCAGCAAAAATCCAAGTTAATGTTGGTACTTTTTTCTTAGTTTATGCTATCACACTTACAGTAATTAGACCGCTTGCAGGGAAGATATCTGATAAACATGGGGAAGGATTCATTATTGTCCCTGCACTTTTTACACTGATAGTCGCACTATTAGTCCTAACAATGACAAAAGGGCTTGTTGGACTAGTTATTACAGCTATCTTGTACGGAATTGGATTTGGATCAGCACAACCTGCTCTTCAAGTAGCAATTCTACGATTAGCTCCACCAGAGAAAAGAGGAGTAGCGAATGCTACATTTTTTACTGCTTTTGATTTAGGAATTGGTTTAGGTGCTATTCTTCTAGGAGTTGTTTCACAGCTCATGGGATATCAAATGCTATTTATTGTTTGTGCTGTATCTGGGTTTGTTAGTCTGTTAATTTTTATTTTGTTTGTAAAAAAGACGCTAAAATAACTTTTTAATTTACGAAAAAATTGCGATTCCGTTAGAAATCTACTATTATCCGTGTTCTTTTTCATATATTTGCACCAGAACTGGAAAATTAAACAGTTGAAAATAAGGAACTAACGATTTTTAACCACATTGGAAACACAATTGTAACAGATGATAGAGAAATCCAAATTATTTCAAGATTAGAAGAACCTCTTATTGTCGTGTTAGCAAATGTATTAAGTGATGAAGAGTGTGAAACGTTAATTGAAATGTCTAAAAATAAAATGAAACGTTCTAAAATTGGTGTTTCGCGCAAAATAAATAACATTCGGACGAGTAGTGGTACGTTTTTAGAAGAAAGTGAGGCCGTTACTAGAATCGAAAGACGAATCGCTTCAATCATGAATGTTCCTGCCCCACATGGAGAAGGGTTACGTATTTTAAAGTATACAGTTGGCCAAGAATATAAAGCGCATTATGATTTTTTTGCAGAAAACAGTGCGGCAGCAAATAACAATCGTATTAGTACCCTTGTCATGTACCTAAATCATGTAGAAGAAGGCGGAGAGACTTTCTTTCCAAAACTCAACCTTTCTGTATCTCCGAAAAAAGGAATGGCGGTATATTTCGAATATTTTTATCAGGATGCATCATTAAACAAGCTCACTTTACATGGCAGTGAACCTGTTATCAAAGGTGAAAAATGGGTTGCGACGCAATGGATAAGAAGAAGACCTTTGTATTAAGATAACACTCAATTACGAGTTTTTTATCGTTCTCCGACTTCTTGTTTACTTAAGAAAAGAGCGCAATTGTGGAGCCACACAGGTAGAGAATGATCAAACTTTTTTATAAAACTGAAACTTAAATCTGCTGGATAATAATCCATCTTGATTAATCTTTTTTTCAAAATAGATTATTTTTATTTGGCTCAAAATGCACGTTCAATTGATATTTTTGATTAAACTTTTTTCAAAACTACAACTATGTGAATTAAAGTTCTCAAAAACGATTATTTTGGGTCAATCGAATATCAAGCAATTTTCGCCAATTTTTTGTTGGGAAACTTTCCTAAAACTTATCTCAAAAACTATGTCCTAAAAATGTACGTTTTTGCCTTGTTGGGGTCACCATACAGGTTAACTTTATTGGCTATTGGCGGAAAGTATTT
This region includes:
- a CDS encoding DUF5105 domain-containing protein, giving the protein MQLRKFFMLCFVFIFTVTIVNGCSSSQSSTVVKNGKASSSSKNLEIEVENVEYVLPLGGYTGKISKDKVLKFKVSVKNKGDKTLEISPHDFALYQDDEKMKKYDKADSDKLRLTDLEPGKKISGTLHYDVNKASSYELVYSDEATKEREEETEKVSFKIDTKEIEKNTKDFNKPAEALKAYINAIYYDKDIDKINKLSGEDGKQFTQNILQEFKKDATSSTYNEISDQQFESYYKKLKSVLQKKVTFKVKSVSSYPEDDKVEVELKVKPLLLSELQSKLNNENERLLRENPGIERSKLFSQSFDYLISILPEAKASDKEKVIKVEMERYGKDQWRFSKDKVSDAEDIMEIMEEFLKQ
- a CDS encoding ankyrin repeat domain-containing protein → MKNKYIETLVEIMLKHVPNAAEKSMLFAFYNGVVTAYNYFHYESTSVFSHGSEGLPYNEIMDNIQRVRDTREPNWTAFVLTVKTDGLYEIDYYDDLNPTLECSSALLWLAYTRYHIEPASDFGKSQLERAIKAESFKKTLNYACMKNDIETVKEKLVNIKPSALNKKGPDRKTPLHIACLNGNIEIVTLLVEAEADLKIKYHGETPFSLACGKGNAEIVKYFIHKGEDVNEIMVGKVTPLHLISCSGNQEIVQYILDRVTNINAVTSRKHSALHYAVEDNNLEAAKVLIDNGIDMELLEEYKRSALSLACDRNKPEMAELLLENGANIHSTGQGKITPLHIACERGFIEVVRVLLKHQPNLHAKATLYSMPNNEKLKETPIETAERLGYEEIVDLLNSNM
- a CDS encoding heavy metal-binding domain-containing protein; the protein is MIVTTTSGIQGKEIIEYVDIVNGEAIMGANIVRDLFASVRDVVGGRSGAYESKLKEARDIAMEEMKQLAKQKGANAIVGIDVDYEVVRDGMLMVAVSGTAVRI
- a CDS encoding PadR family transcriptional regulator yields the protein MNSLLNSLTTELRRGTLTLAVLNQLQKPQYGYSLVQLLEQSGINIDQSTLYPLLRRLEKQELVTSSWDTSESRPRKYYVLSEYGLEIFLQLKREWMDNSKKLLEVLKGEEDDESN
- a CDS encoding MarR family transcriptional regulator, whose translation is MSHQVFSELDLTSLLSLSFSASINELHDKLSELGFGDIRPVHGFMFKCITPNGATGIELAEYLGITKQAVSKMVDYLEKSGYVIRKAHPTDKRGKIIVLTKKGWLVVQAKEKILTEIEQRWIENIGAERMQMLKEDLTKLVYEANEGKSSSRLRPVW
- a CDS encoding DUF3238 domain-containing protein, with product MANIVKIRGSVFAPYAWLEPIKDPTTGKLFEYTGDAREFTPYAVNTMRSRLEQEVIIDFYKKEIFSHANACIVTVKITNPDGSIEYKKGKTSTENIVCTNVVWGTDAVSFKMSASASNPLNTAAPAADYVLTIHVNKSGVAHIEGSHDGFPCYEFYKQTDFGPFELIYTHDFRKTGDTPAALAGEMEYSFKTTI
- a CDS encoding DUF3238 domain-containing protein is translated as MTNIVKVRASVFIPMSWTEPKKDTQTGNVIQFEGDSREFTPYAVNAMRSRIEQEIVVDFYKKEIFTYANTGITTERITTPDGSVNKRTGKASTENILCTDVVWGSNDVKFQMSASASNPLNVYAPPVDYLLIVHVKKDGTVDIEGAHDGFPCYEFYKEVNFGQFEKIHTHDFRETGDTAEALGGDMEYSFKKIL
- a CDS encoding FMN-dependent NADH-azoreductase, with the translated sequence MTTVLFVKANNRPSDQAVSVKLYEAFLASYKESHPNDTVVELNLYNEELPYVGVDMINGTFKASRGFDLAAEEAKAVAVADKYLDQFLAADKVVFGFPLWNLTIPAVLHTYIDYLNRAGKTFKYTPEGPVGLIGNKKIALLNASGGVYSEGPKAPMEMAVKYVASMMGFFGVKDIEKVVIEGHNQFPDKAEEIIAAGLEKAVKVASTF
- a CDS encoding MFS transporter, whose product is MERLWTKNYIMLTITALLLFSGFYLLMPTLPMFIKQLGGSESQVGFIIGVFTISAVIFRPIIGGLMDRYGRRVFIISGLLFFAITMYFYDWVTGVIFLVILRILHGISWAVATTSTGTAVTDIIPQSRRGEGMGWYGLAMTLGMALGPILGLWVAKSFSFHYLFLLCTALAIIALIFALGIKIPAVQNTSKKPISFFEKTVLPIAIVTFFLSITFGGITTFLPLFAAKIQVNVGTFFLVYAITLTVIRPLAGKISDKHGEGFIIVPALFTLIVALLVLTMTKGLVGLVITAILYGIGFGSAQPALQVAILRLAPPEKRGVANATFFTAFDLGIGLGAILLGVVSQLMGYQMLFIVCAVSGFVSLLIFILFVKKTLK
- a CDS encoding 2OG-Fe(II) oxygenase, whose protein sequence is MFNHIGNTIVTDDREIQIISRLEEPLIVVLANVLSDEECETLIEMSKNKMKRSKIGVSRKINNIRTSSGTFLEESEAVTRIERRIASIMNVPAPHGEGLRILKYTVGQEYKAHYDFFAENSAAANNNRISTLVMYLNHVEEGGETFFPKLNLSVSPKKGMAVYFEYFYQDASLNKLTLHGSEPVIKGEKWVATQWIRRRPLY